A window of the Sphaerobacter thermophilus DSM 20745 genome harbors these coding sequences:
- the trpE gene encoding anthranilate synthase component I: MLDLRPHPNGAATSAGRYRPTLEEVAALSEQGNIIPVYREIMADLETPVSAYLKVATGRYSFLLESVEGGERLARYSFIGTDPYLTLCLDDGVAHATLQGYKQTSRFDDPLVALQSYLEPYRTVALPGLPRFLGGAVGYLSYEAVRYFERLPVATADPLGFPDAFFMFVDTMLVFDHLERTIKVVSHVHVDEHTPLEQSYAQAVERIDRLVARLGGEPSLPLGTEPLDERPVSERIRPNMEREAYLGMVERAKEYISAGDIIQVVLSQRLAVPSAAHPFTIYRALRKINPSPYMYYLNIDDAQIVGASPEMLVRLDGRTLTTHPIAGTRPRGATPAEDDALAAELAADEKENAEHIMLVDLGRNDIGRVARPGTVRVPQLMEIERYSHIMHLVSHVEGEIADGLVGVDALRSCFPAGTVSGAPKIRAMEIIAELEPEQRGPYSGAVGYVSFSGNLDAAITLRTMVVRDGVVYLQAGGGIVADSTPEGEYRESLQKMQALVRAIELAEQMEYSVRGAGAGLAEQKEGVR; encoded by the coding sequence ATGCTCGATCTGCGTCCGCACCCCAACGGAGCGGCGACCAGCGCCGGGCGCTACCGCCCGACGCTGGAAGAGGTCGCCGCGCTGAGCGAACAGGGGAACATCATCCCGGTCTACCGGGAGATCATGGCCGACCTTGAGACGCCGGTTTCGGCATATCTAAAGGTAGCGACAGGTAGGTACTCGTTCCTGCTGGAGAGCGTTGAAGGCGGGGAGCGCCTGGCGCGCTACTCCTTCATTGGGACGGACCCGTACCTGACCCTGTGCCTGGATGATGGCGTGGCTCACGCCACGCTCCAGGGCTACAAGCAGACCAGCCGCTTCGACGACCCGCTGGTGGCGCTGCAGTCCTACCTGGAGCCATATCGCACGGTGGCGCTCCCCGGCCTGCCGCGCTTCCTCGGCGGTGCGGTCGGCTACCTGAGCTACGAAGCGGTGCGTTATTTCGAGCGGCTGCCGGTGGCTACGGCCGACCCACTCGGCTTCCCCGATGCGTTCTTCATGTTCGTCGACACCATGCTGGTCTTCGACCACCTGGAGCGCACGATCAAGGTCGTCAGCCACGTCCATGTCGACGAACACACCCCGCTGGAGCAGTCCTACGCCCAGGCGGTGGAGCGGATCGATCGGCTGGTCGCGCGGCTCGGTGGGGAGCCTAGCCTGCCGCTGGGCACTGAGCCGCTGGACGAGCGGCCGGTGTCCGAGCGCATTCGGCCCAACATGGAGCGCGAGGCGTACCTGGGGATGGTCGAGCGCGCCAAGGAGTACATCTCGGCCGGGGACATCATCCAAGTCGTCCTCTCCCAGCGGCTGGCGGTCCCGAGCGCGGCGCATCCGTTCACGATCTACCGTGCGCTGCGCAAGATCAACCCCTCTCCGTACATGTACTACCTCAACATCGACGATGCGCAGATTGTGGGCGCCTCGCCGGAGATGCTGGTCCGGCTCGACGGCCGAACGCTGACGACGCACCCGATCGCGGGGACGCGGCCGCGCGGCGCTACCCCGGCGGAGGACGACGCGCTGGCGGCCGAGCTGGCGGCCGACGAGAAGGAGAACGCCGAGCACATCATGCTCGTCGACCTCGGGCGCAACGACATCGGCCGGGTGGCCCGCCCGGGGACGGTGCGAGTGCCGCAGTTGATGGAGATCGAGCGCTACAGCCACATCATGCACCTGGTCAGCCACGTCGAGGGTGAGATCGCCGACGGGCTCGTCGGGGTCGACGCGCTGCGCTCGTGCTTCCCGGCCGGAACGGTCAGCGGGGCGCCGAAGATCCGCGCCATGGAGATCATCGCCGAACTCGAGCCGGAGCAGCGCGGACCCTACTCCGGCGCGGTCGGCTACGTCAGCTTCAGCGGGAACCTCGACGCCGCGATCACGCTGCGCACGATGGTCGTCCGCGACGGGGTGGTCTACCTCCAGGCCGGCGGCGGCATCGTGGCCGACAGCACGCCGGAGGGGGAGTACCGCGAGTCGCTGCAGAAGATGCAGGCGCTGGTGCGGGCGATCGAGCTGGCCGAGCAGATGGAGTACAGCGTGCGGGGCGCCGGCGCTGGCCTGGCGGAGCAGAAGGAGGGCGTCCGGTGA